From Sardina pilchardus chromosome 9, fSarPil1.1, whole genome shotgun sequence, a single genomic window includes:
- the eif6 gene encoding eukaryotic translation initiation factor 6 translates to MAVRASFEKNNEIGCFAKLTNTYCLVAIGGSENFYSVFEGELSETIPVVHASIAGCRIIGRMCVGNRHGLLVPNNTTDQELQHIRNCLPETVKIQRVEERLSALGNVIACNDYVALVHPDLDRETEEILADSLKVEVFRQTIAEQVLVGSYCAFSNQGGLVHPKTSIEDQDELSSLLQVPLVAGTVNRGSEVIAAGMVVNDWCAFCGLDTTSTELSVIESVFRLSETQPSAIATSMRDSLIDSLT, encoded by the exons ATGGCAGTAAGAGCATCTTTTGAGAAGAACAACGAAATTGGCTGCTTTGCTAAGCTCACAAACACGTACTGTCTCGTCGCCATAGGCGGATCAGAAAACTTTTACAG tgtgtttgaaggggagtTGTCTGAAACTATACCTGTTGTCCATGCTTCAATTGCTGGATGCCGTATAATTGGAAGAATGTGTGTTG GAAATCGCCATGGTCTATTGGTTCCAAACAACACCACGGACCAGGAACTGCAGCACATTCGCAATTGCCTCCCAGAAACAGTGAAAATCCAGAGGGTAGAGGAGCGGCTCTCAGCGTTGGGCAATGTTATTGCCTGCAACGATTATGTCGCATTGGTCCATCCAGATCTAGATAGG GAGACTGAGGAGATCCTGGCAGACAGTCTGAAGGTGGAGGTGTTTCGTCAGACCATCGCCGAGCAAGTCCTGGTGGGCAGCTACTGTGCGTTCAGTAATCAGGGAGGTCTGGTGCATCCCAAGACATCGATAGAGGACCAAGACGAGCTCTCGTCTCTTCTTCAAGTGCCCCTTGTG GCAGGTACAGTGAACAGAGGCAGCGAGGTCATAGCCGCCGGTATGGTGGTGAACGACTGGTGTGCGTTCTGCGGGCTGGACACCACGAGCACAGAGCTGTCGGTTATCGAGAGCGTTTTCAGACTCAGCGAGACGCAGCCCAGCGCCATCGCCACCTCCATGAGGGACTCCTTGATTGACAG CCTTACATAA